In the genome of Betaproteobacteria bacterium, the window TAGCGCGATGAATGCGGCGACGCCGATCACGAGGGTTGCCCACTCGAACCGCCCGGAGAAAGGGGCCGTCTCGCTCGCTTCGGGCCACAGGACGTGCCATGCGAAGAACACCGCCAGGTTGAGGATCACTCCGACCACGGCGGCCGTAACTCCGGTCAACGGCGCAGTGAACTTGATCTCGCCGTGCGTCGACTCGACCAACGGCCCACCCGCGAAAATGAAGAGAAAACTGAAAAGGAAGGTGAAGTACGTAACGACGGTCGCCGCGACTGCGCCCGCCAGGAAAAGAGCGTCCGGGCCGAAGATCTCCTTGAGCCATCCGCCGACAAAACCGACGAAGGCGACCACCATGATGAGCGGTCCTGGTGTCGTCTCGCCGAGGGCCAGGCCATCGATCATTTGCGTGGCGCTGATCCAGCCATAGTCGCCTACCGCCCCTTGGTATACGTAGGGCAGCACCGCGTAGGCGCCTCCGAAGGTCAACAGAGCAGCCTTGGTGAAGAACCATCCCATCTGGGTGAGCGTACCTTCCCAGCCGTAGGCGAGCGCTAGAGCGCCGATGACTGTGCCCCAAAGCACGATGCCAATGAGCGCTATTTTGACAAGGCGCAGCCACGAGAACAGCGCGTGCGGTGGCGTCGGCGTATGGTCATCGATCACCGCGGCCCCATAGCCTTTCTTGTAGGCGCCATGGCCGCCTCCGGTGGCAAATTTGTCGGGTCGCAGCCGCCCGCCGATGTAACCGATGATGCCCGCCACGATGACGATCGCGGGAAACGGCACGTTGAACG includes:
- the chrA gene encoding chromate efflux transporter, encoding MSATAQPAKQDLERDVAAAPVAPTFMQAFWFWLKLGFISFGGPAGQISVMHQELVEKRRWISENRFLHALNYCMLLPGPEAQQLATYIGWLLHRTWGGIIAGGLFVLPSLFILIALSWIYIEFGEVPVVAGILYGIKPAVTAIVVFAAYRIGSRALKNGYLWGIAAAAFIAIFAFNVPFPAIVIVAGIIGYIGGRLRPDKFATGGGHGAYKKGYGAAVIDDHTPTPPHALFSWLRLVKIALIGIVLWGTVIGALALAYGWEGTLTQMGWFFTKAALLTFGGAYAVLPYVYQGAVGDYGWISATQMIDGLALGETTPGPLIMVVAFVGFVGGWLKEIFGPDALFLAGAVAATVVTYFTFLFSFLFIFAGGPLVESTHGEIKFTAPLTGVTAAVVGVILNLAVFFAWHVLWPEASETAPFSGRFEWATLVIGVAAFIALFRFKLDVMLVLAACGVAGLVWQFSKPILGG